One Pyrofollis japonicus DNA window includes the following coding sequences:
- a CDS encoding Brix domain-containing protein encodes MAQKADIVVTTSHRPSQRVRSFVKDLVAVLPNAVKISRGKATIQELYYEVVARGAKRLVIVTTWKGNPGSLKIYEPLEPPEARLELIVNMVLGGVRLSRETPGAQRSFGSKSLGVYIEQGVSKTFFSLSDTLARAFLARIVFSREDTSVDTIAVIRPHQESIAEIVFICPASGRICGPTLRLLGVRDYVSGFSAHKARRLEAARSRSTD; translated from the coding sequence ATGGCTCAAAAAGCGGACATAGTGGTTACAACATCGCATCGGCCTTCTCAGCGCGTGAGAAGTTTCGTAAAGGACTTGGTTGCTGTTCTCCCCAATGCAGTGAAGATTTCGAGAGGTAAAGCCACAATACAAGAACTATACTATGAGGTTGTTGCTCGAGGCGCGAAACGCCTCGTCATAGTTACTACTTGGAAGGGGAACCCTGGTTCTTTGAAAATATATGAGCCGCTAGAGCCCCCGGAGGCGCGTCTTGAGCTAATAGTTAACATGGTGCTTGGGGGAGTACGCTTATCGAGAGAAACACCTGGAGCCCAGAGAAGCTTCGGCTCAAAGAGCCTAGGTGTTTATATTGAGCAAGGTGTTTCTAAGACGTTCTTTAGTCTCTCCGACACGCTTGCAAGGGCCTTCTTGGCGAGAATCGTGTTCTCAAGAGAAGACACCAGTGTTGATACTATAGCAGTTATTAGGCCGCATCAAGAGAGTATCGCAGAGATAGTCTTCATATGCCCGGCTAGCGGGAGAATATGTGGGCCCACATTGAGGCTCCTAGGTGTAAGAGACTATGTATCCGGTTTCAGCGCGCATAAGGCTAGAAGGCTTGAAGCCGCTAGAAGCAGAAGCACTGACTAG
- a CDS encoding 50S ribosomal protein L37ae, which yields MARRTKAVGIAGRFGPRYGATLRKRWKEVMERRYADHECPFCGTKGRVKRISTGVWMCTKCGAVWAGGAYVPRTGLNKHFPRIIVRRE from the coding sequence ATGGCTAGGCGAACAAAGGCTGTAGGCATAGCGGGGCGCTTCGGGCCGAGATATGGTGCTACGCTTAGAAAGCGATGGAAAGAGGTAATGGAGCGCAGATACGCTGACCACGAATGCCCATTCTGTGGTACAAAGGGCCGCGTGAAGAGAATAAGCACCGGTGTATGGATGTGTACGAAGTGCGGCGCAGTATGGGCTGGAGGAGCATATGTTCCTCGAACCGGGCTTAACAAGCACTTTCCGAGAATAATTGTTAGACGCGAATAA
- the rrp42 gene encoding exosome complex protein Rrp42 produces MSVTPSFQPVMPKLKRYTLETLLSRGVRLDGRRLDEIRKIEIVPGYVEKAEGSALVRLGQTVVLAGVKTDIVAPFPDTPNEGVLVVHAEFVPLASPTFEPGPPDENAIELARVIDRSLREIRAVALDKLVIEPGKHVWRIYVDIYVLNHDGNLFDASMLATMAALMATRLPAPVKVEDGYRVDRTKYTMLLPINHKVVSVTLAKISGKLLVDPTYEEEQVADTRLVVAVSDDGRIAGMQKTGMGDLTYKEVLTAVSIALNRANVYLEELSRVMEPYREKLAKELEEVKEESAEAKEQQIVAEPAPRKERLEEEVIEQGELAEEESGTSTEEAERE; encoded by the coding sequence ATGAGTGTTACTCCGTCATTTCAGCCCGTTATGCCTAAGCTTAAGAGGTATACACTTGAAACGCTGTTATCACGAGGGGTAAGACTAGACGGTAGGAGACTCGACGAGATAAGAAAGATAGAGATAGTCCCTGGCTACGTCGAGAAGGCTGAGGGCTCGGCGCTTGTCCGGCTAGGCCAGACAGTAGTACTTGCAGGAGTCAAGACCGATATCGTTGCACCTTTCCCGGATACGCCAAACGAGGGAGTCCTCGTAGTACATGCTGAGTTCGTCCCTCTAGCTTCGCCTACGTTTGAGCCGGGGCCGCCAGATGAGAACGCTATAGAGCTTGCAAGAGTTATTGATAGAAGTCTCCGAGAAATACGGGCAGTAGCTCTCGATAAGCTTGTTATCGAGCCCGGAAAACACGTATGGCGAATATATGTTGACATATATGTACTAAACCACGACGGGAACTTGTTTGACGCATCAATGTTGGCAACAATGGCCGCTCTCATGGCTACGAGGCTCCCAGCGCCCGTTAAGGTCGAAGACGGGTACCGAGTTGACCGCACAAAGTACACAATGCTCCTACCCATAAACCACAAGGTAGTTTCAGTTACCTTGGCGAAGATTTCTGGTAAACTACTAGTTGACCCGACTTACGAGGAAGAACAAGTCGCCGATACGAGGCTAGTAGTAGCCGTCTCCGATGATGGAAGGATAGCTGGTATGCAGAAGACAGGAATGGGTGACCTCACCTACAAGGAGGTCCTAACAGCAGTCTCGATAGCCCTTAACCGTGCGAATGTGTACCTAGAGGAGCTTAGCAGAGTTATGGAGCCGTATAGGGAGAAACTCGCAAAGGAGCTTGAGGAGGTAAAGGAAGAGAGTGCCGAGGCGAAAGAGCAACAAATTGTTGCGGAACCAGCTCCTCGAAAAGAACGTCTTGAGGAAGAAGTAATAGAGCAGGGAGAACTTGCAGAGGAGGAATCCGGTACAAGCACCGAGGAAGCCGAGAGAGAATAA